One stretch of bacterium DNA includes these proteins:
- a CDS encoding nitrite/sulfite reductase, whose translation MAAVNRMEIIKREKDGLKAIDDLYRCAKEGFESITADDFARFRWYGVYQQRPKTGHFMLRVNVPGGHYSSQQMRVLATISREYGRGFSDITTRQAYEFHWLSIQDIPDILERLQVAGLSTIGAGGDTLRNVTGCPVAGRDRREVFNARLDAQLVSGYFRGHRDYSNLPRKFKLSISACGINCCLAQINCIAFVGVPHGPGNFDRQGYNLYLGGGLSRSPHLARPVDIFVSRDQVLEVAVAVAEIFRDYGHREDRSRSRLKFMMDDWGLERFREEIARRISFIPPPASPHQLAECGHDHLGVFQQKEPGRSFIGIPIPVGRISAKQMLALADIADRYGSSHLANTCYQNLVIPDVLESHLPEAIDDIRAAGLTVEELSVSGDCVVCIGREFCNLAITETKTLMKRIIAFLEENLTWDQHIRIHMNGCPNACGHHQTADIGLLGTTARGGQERIEAYDFFVCGHLGEDAAFARKIASGIAADKLPQVIASLVRAYQTTRRHKGQTFRSWCSERRDGEIASLLGNGE comes from the coding sequence TTGGCGGCAGTCAACCGGATGGAAATAATCAAACGGGAAAAAGACGGGCTCAAAGCCATTGATGACCTCTACCGGTGCGCCAAAGAGGGCTTTGAATCCATAACCGCTGATGATTTTGCCCGCTTCAGGTGGTATGGGGTCTATCAGCAGCGGCCAAAAACCGGCCACTTTATGCTGAGGGTTAATGTGCCGGGCGGCCACTACAGCTCGCAGCAGATGAGAGTGCTGGCAACAATCAGCAGGGAATACGGCCGTGGCTTTTCGGATATCACCACCCGCCAGGCATACGAGTTTCACTGGCTGAGCATTCAGGATATACCCGATATCCTGGAGAGATTGCAGGTTGCGGGCCTGAGCACCATCGGCGCAGGAGGGGATACCCTGCGCAACGTTACCGGATGTCCGGTAGCCGGACGTGACCGCAGGGAAGTTTTTAATGCCCGGTTGGATGCACAGCTTGTCAGCGGGTATTTTCGCGGCCATAGAGACTATTCGAACTTGCCGCGCAAGTTCAAACTCTCCATTTCCGCCTGCGGGATCAATTGCTGCCTGGCACAGATTAACTGCATTGCATTTGTCGGTGTTCCGCACGGCCCCGGCAACTTCGACCGGCAAGGCTATAACCTTTACCTGGGCGGCGGGCTTTCCCGGTCTCCTCATCTGGCCAGGCCGGTGGATATTTTTGTAAGCCGCGATCAGGTGCTCGAAGTGGCCGTGGCTGTGGCCGAAATCTTTCGTGATTATGGCCATCGGGAGGACCGCAGCCGCAGTCGCCTGAAATTCATGATGGACGACTGGGGACTGGAGAGGTTCAGGGAGGAGATCGCCCGGCGCATCTCGTTTATCCCCCCTCCTGCGAGCCCCCATCAACTGGCCGAATGCGGCCATGACCACCTTGGCGTCTTTCAGCAGAAGGAGCCTGGCCGCAGCTTCATCGGCATCCCCATACCTGTTGGCCGCATCAGTGCAAAGCAGATGCTGGCCCTGGCAGACATCGCCGACCGGTACGGCAGCAGCCATCTTGCCAATACCTGTTATCAGAACCTGGTCATTCCGGATGTCCTGGAGAGCCATCTGCCGGAAGCCATCGATGATATCCGCGCAGCCGGGCTGACCGTGGAAGAGCTTTCGGTCAGCGGCGACTGCGTGGTCTGCATCGGCAGGGAATTCTGCAATCTGGCCATTACGGAAACCAAGACCCTGATGAAAAGAATAATCGCCTTTCTCGAAGAAAACCTCACCTGGGACCAGCATATCAGGATACATATGAATGGCTGCCCGAATGCCTGCGGCCATCACCAGACGGCAGACATCGGACTTCTGGGCACTACGGCCAGGGGCGGCCAGGAGAGGATTGAGGCTTATGATTTTTTCGTCTGCGGCCACCTGGGTGAAGATGCCGCCTTTGCCCGCAAGATTGCTTCCGGGATAGCCGCAGATAAACTGCCCCAGGTCATAGCCAGCCTGGTGAGAGCCTACCAGACCACACGCCGCCATAAGGGACAGACATTCCGCTCCTGGTGCAGTGAACGCCGGGATGGGGAAATCGCCAGTCTGCTTGGCAATGGGGAGTAA
- the rmuC gene encoding DNA recombination protein RmuC: protein MTEVLLSLILILVLILVFLSLRGNRSGDVESAISKAWVKLGIDDKVGMLTIYARDIRDNYKSLEQMLRVSTERSSLGELSLETILADQLPPDMFGIRKKILDGKIPDAYIRSTVGIICIDSKFPLDNYRKALEKENPSEREPFRKQFARDAQAHLKKILDDYVCPDRGSAEFAFAYIPSEGVYYCLVNEHYEMLRDFAKKGVQTVSPLTLSHKVELIKAGVHAKKLSEEAEMVRENLWKISRGFREIDEKWRVFYETHLRNAGKKAEELDTAYQRLREEFDRVSKLSEGE, encoded by the coding sequence GTGACTGAAGTCTTACTGAGCCTGATCCTGATACTGGTGCTTATCCTGGTCTTCTTATCCCTGAGAGGCAACAGGAGCGGGGATGTGGAGTCTGCCATATCGAAAGCCTGGGTGAAGCTGGGTATCGATGACAAGGTTGGCATGCTCACCATTTACGCCCGCGATATCCGGGACAATTACAAGTCCCTGGAGCAGATGCTTCGCGTATCAACGGAGCGCTCGTCTTTGGGTGAGCTGAGTCTGGAAACGATCCTTGCTGATCAACTGCCTCCGGATATGTTCGGCATCCGGAAAAAAATCCTGGATGGAAAAATCCCCGATGCCTATATCAGATCGACCGTGGGAATTATCTGCATCGACTCGAAGTTCCCTCTCGATAACTACCGCAAAGCCCTTGAAAAGGAAAATCCTTCGGAAAGAGAGCCATTCAGGAAGCAGTTTGCCAGGGATGCTCAGGCGCATCTGAAAAAAATCCTGGATGATTACGTCTGCCCGGACAGAGGATCTGCCGAATTTGCTTTCGCTTACATTCCATCGGAAGGGGTTTATTACTGTCTGGTCAATGAGCACTACGAAATGCTTCGCGATTTCGCCAAAAAGGGAGTTCAGACTGTTTCTCCGCTGACCCTTTCGCATAAGGTTGAGTTGATCAAAGCGGGAGTCCACGCCAAAAAGCTTTCCGAGGAGGCAGAGATGGTCAGGGAAAACCTCTGGAAGATTTCGCGGGGATTTCGGGAAATCGATGAGAAATGGCGGGTATTCTACGAGACCCATCTGCGAAATGCCGGAAAGAAAGCGGAAGAGCTGGATACCGCCTATCAGAGGCTCAGAGAGGAATTCGACCGGGTTTCCAAACTCTCTGAAGGAGAATGA
- a CDS encoding beta-propeller domain-containing protein, whose protein sequence is MKRSNRALVSLVSFIIFLLLGFSLFPGTSAALFYKGSLYTTTGGSVPYNYNLSYDTFGTSWAVSNTWSGSSAPFSSTSFVSSPFTPFSTGSSSSWGYNPAGSWPAINLTINLSWPSATPSYFSPAYSPAYPVVQSPVNQFSFGNDQYLPWSRTAASVITPGGWGSSFWSQPITFPSDQQNQKVVKLDYQVKTDQAEYEAGETVEITFTVTNADTVPVTLNFTSGRQFDVTITSAGKSKVWQMSSGSAYTMALGTLQLARGESKEFHARWNQKNDQGQSVAAGTYTVEAFLTSSDKNYGKSATTRITILPAVTASADTLPRFSSCQKLREKLNEITNTAKSGPYYAYGGFATGMAVDAVRVAAAFAPQAESGAGGANDYSTTNIQVAGVDESDQIKNDGSYIYMVKGKSVRIIKAYPANGMKELPRIDYADSTFTPDQLFVDGNTLIVIGRDYSPVRVEESSGGGPLKAEVMTTAAIRVPAIYPPYIPNTSLTRVIIYDITNRSSVKERRNVKFEADYLQSRKVDDTLYLIMNQYPPYIPMDTKASEDTPQTLLPKYADSTEASRDQAICDCERVSYFPGSTESRYLIVAAIPVDDPDGEIGKEVILGSSQNVYSSISNLYVAQTSYTDEESGESIRYYSSNPDTLVYKFSFDAEKISYAGRGKVPGTILNQFSMDEYDDYFRIATTKGQTWDEENLSSNNLYVLDKDMKQVGSIEGIARGESIKSVRFMGEKAYMVTFVQVDPLFVISLKDPKKPKILGELKIPGYSEYLHPYDEDHLIGFGREVDASIDADKIHTPGAVYYTALLGMKISLFDVSDVAHPKELHKEVIGFRNTDSELLRDHKALLFSKAKNFMAFPITVTEEVEDSASSYDNYKYTFQGAYFYNIDLKTGFEKKAAITHYDDQEEFTKAGYYYYGNEDDIKRIIYIGDHFYTISESKIKAVDMRTYKEDNLILLEKSTDDTPTYSGGYKTILFKGE, encoded by the coding sequence ATGAAAAGAAGTAACAGAGCATTAGTGTCTTTAGTATCTTTCATTATTTTTCTGCTGCTGGGCTTTTCGCTGTTTCCAGGAACCTCTGCGGCACTGTTTTATAAAGGATCGCTCTATACGACCACAGGAGGTTCCGTTCCTTATAACTATAATCTGAGTTACGATACATTTGGCACCAGTTGGGCTGTCAGTAATACCTGGTCCGGTTCCAGTGCGCCGTTCTCATCCACATCCTTTGTTTCATCCCCATTCACTCCCTTCTCTACGGGCTCAAGCTCCTCCTGGGGCTATAACCCGGCAGGTTCATGGCCAGCCATCAATCTGACCATCAATCTCTCATGGCCTTCTGCCACGCCTTCCTATTTTTCTCCCGCTTATTCCCCCGCCTATCCGGTGGTGCAGTCTCCCGTGAATCAGTTTTCCTTTGGCAATGATCAATATCTCCCCTGGTCCCGGACTGCGGCTTCGGTGATTACCCCAGGAGGATGGGGAAGCAGTTTCTGGTCTCAGCCCATCACTTTCCCCTCCGACCAGCAAAACCAGAAGGTGGTAAAACTGGATTATCAGGTTAAAACCGATCAGGCCGAGTATGAGGCGGGAGAGACGGTTGAGATCACTTTTACCGTAACCAACGCGGACACCGTGCCGGTGACCCTCAATTTTACTTCCGGCAGGCAGTTCGATGTTACCATCACCAGTGCCGGAAAATCCAAGGTCTGGCAGATGTCCTCGGGTTCGGCCTATACCATGGCCCTTGGCACTCTTCAACTGGCCAGGGGAGAGAGCAAAGAGTTTCACGCCCGCTGGAACCAGAAAAACGATCAGGGCCAGTCAGTGGCCGCCGGTACGTATACGGTTGAGGCATTCCTGACCTCCAGCGACAAGAATTACGGGAAGAGCGCCACAACCCGGATAACGATTCTTCCGGCAGTGACAGCATCGGCGGACACATTGCCCAGATTTTCCAGTTGCCAGAAATTACGGGAGAAATTGAATGAGATAACCAACACTGCCAAGAGCGGGCCGTACTATGCGTATGGAGGGTTTGCAACTGGTATGGCTGTCGATGCCGTAAGGGTAGCTGCTGCCTTTGCTCCCCAGGCCGAGAGCGGGGCAGGCGGGGCGAATGATTATTCGACCACCAATATCCAGGTAGCCGGTGTGGATGAATCCGATCAGATCAAGAACGATGGTTCTTATATTTATATGGTGAAGGGAAAGAGTGTCAGGATTATCAAGGCTTACCCTGCCAACGGGATGAAGGAGCTGCCCAGGATCGACTATGCAGACTCCACTTTTACTCCCGACCAGTTATTCGTCGATGGGAATACCCTGATTGTCATTGGCCGCGACTACTCTCCCGTGCGGGTTGAAGAAAGCAGCGGCGGCGGTCCGCTGAAGGCTGAGGTCATGACCACGGCTGCAATCCGTGTCCCTGCCATTTATCCCCCTTATATCCCGAACACCTCACTGACCAGGGTCATTATTTACGATATAACCAACCGCAGCAGCGTGAAAGAGCGCAGAAACGTCAAGTTTGAAGCTGACTATCTGCAATCGAGAAAGGTGGATGATACCCTCTATCTGATCATGAATCAGTATCCTCCGTATATCCCGATGGACACGAAAGCTTCTGAGGATACTCCCCAGACCCTGCTTCCCAAGTATGCCGATTCCACGGAGGCTTCCCGTGATCAGGCCATCTGTGACTGCGAGCGGGTGTCCTATTTCCCTGGTTCCACGGAATCCCGCTATCTTATCGTGGCCGCAATTCCGGTCGATGATCCTGACGGCGAGATCGGCAAAGAGGTTATTCTGGGGTCAAGCCAGAACGTTTACTCATCCATAAGCAATTTATATGTTGCCCAGACCAGCTATACGGATGAGGAAAGCGGGGAGTCCATCCGGTATTATTCATCCAATCCCGATACTCTGGTTTACAAGTTCAGCTTCGATGCTGAAAAGATCAGCTATGCAGGCAGGGGCAAAGTGCCGGGAACGATCCTCAATCAGTTCTCCATGGATGAGTATGACGACTACTTCAGGATAGCCACTACCAAGGGGCAGACCTGGGACGAGGAAAACCTTTCCAGCAATAATCTCTATGTTCTGGATAAGGATATGAAACAGGTGGGAAGCATCGAGGGTATCGCCCGCGGGGAGAGCATCAAATCGGTCAGGTTTATGGGCGAGAAAGCCTATATGGTGACCTTCGTTCAGGTTGACCCGCTGTTTGTCATCTCACTGAAAGATCCCAAAAAGCCTAAGATCCTTGGAGAGTTGAAGATCCCCGGCTACAGTGAATACCTGCACCCCTACGACGAGGACCACCTGATCGGCTTTGGCCGGGAGGTTGACGCCAGCATCGACGCCGACAAGATTCATACACCCGGTGCGGTCTACTATACAGCCCTTTTGGGCATGAAGATTTCCCTGTTCGATGTGTCTGACGTTGCACATCCAAAGGAATTGCACAAGGAGGTTATCGGCTTCCGCAACACTGACTCTGAGCTGCTGAGGGACCATAAAGCCCTGTTATTCAGCAAGGCAAAGAATTTCATGGCCTTCCCCATTACGGTTACGGAAGAGGTCGAAGATTCAGCCAGCAGTTACGACAATTATAAATATACCTTCCAGGGAGCGTACTTCTACAACATTGACTTAAAGACCGGATTCGAGAAAAAAGCCGCCATCACCCACTATGACGATCAGGAGGAGTTTACAAAAGCAGGCTACTACTACTATGGCAATGAGGATGACATCAAGAGGATCATCTACATCGGCGATCATTTCTATACCATATCCGAAAGCAAGATCAAGGCTGTTGACATGCGGACCTATAAGGAAGACAATTTGATCCTCCTGGAGAAAAGCACTGACGATACCCCAACCTATTCAGGCGGGTATAAGACAATTCTTTTCAAAGGCGAATGA
- the serC gene encoding 3-phosphoserine/phosphohydroxythreonine transaminase: MSRIYNFSAGPAVLPEEVLKKAGEEALDWHGSGMSVMEMSHRGKEFISIAAQAEADLRSLMNVPANYRILFLQGGATAQFAAVPMNLLRGRKKADYVNTGQWSKKAIAEAKKYCEVNVAATSADANFTYVPALDTWRLNKDAAYLHYTSNETIGGVEFNWVPDAGDVPLACDMSSNILSRPIDVSKYGVIYAGAQKNIGPAGLTVVIVREDLMGDVLPCTPTIFDYKTQAENDSMYNTPPTYAIYIAGLVFQWLISQGGLETMEQKNIRKAKMLYDLIDASSLYQSPVARENRSRMNVPFTLKKPDLDEQFLKEAKAHGLVQLKGHRSVGGMRASIYNAMPEEGVKALCNFMRDFEARNS, translated from the coding sequence ATGAGCCGAATCTATAATTTCAGTGCTGGTCCGGCAGTTCTGCCGGAGGAAGTTTTGAAGAAGGCGGGTGAGGAAGCTCTTGACTGGCATGGCAGTGGCATGTCAGTCATGGAGATGAGTCACCGGGGTAAGGAGTTTATCAGCATCGCAGCCCAGGCGGAAGCCGATCTTCGCAGCCTGATGAATGTTCCGGCCAATTACAGGATACTCTTCCTTCAGGGAGGAGCAACCGCCCAGTTCGCTGCCGTGCCGATGAATCTTTTGCGGGGCAGAAAGAAGGCTGACTATGTCAACACCGGCCAGTGGTCCAAAAAAGCCATAGCCGAGGCCAAGAAATACTGCGAGGTAAACGTTGCAGCCACCAGCGCGGATGCCAACTTTACCTATGTACCAGCTCTGGATACATGGCGGTTGAACAAAGATGCCGCCTACCTGCATTACACCTCGAACGAGACGATCGGCGGCGTCGAATTCAACTGGGTGCCGGATGCAGGTGATGTACCGCTGGCCTGCGACATGTCATCCAACATTCTCTCGCGGCCAATCGATGTATCCAAATATGGTGTTATTTACGCCGGTGCTCAGAAAAATATCGGGCCGGCAGGTCTGACTGTAGTTATTGTCCGGGAAGACCTGATGGGGGATGTGCTTCCCTGCACACCCACGATTTTCGACTATAAGACCCAGGCCGAGAATGACTCGATGTATAACACGCCGCCAACCTATGCCATCTACATCGCCGGTCTGGTGTTTCAGTGGCTGATCAGCCAGGGAGGACTGGAAACAATGGAGCAGAAAAACATCCGCAAGGCAAAAATGCTCTACGACCTGATCGATGCCAGTTCCCTGTATCAGTCGCCGGTAGCCAGAGAGAACCGCTCCCGGATGAACGTGCCATTCACCCTGAAAAAGCCGGACCTGGATGAACAGTTCCTGAAAGAAGCCAAGGCCCACGGCCTGGTGCAACTGAAGGGGCACCGGTCGGTTGGAGGAATGCGGGCTTCTATCTACAATGCCATGCCGGAAGAGGGTGTTAAGGCGTTGTGTAACTTCATGCGGGATTTTGAGGCCAGAAACAGCTAA
- a CDS encoding SprT family zinc-dependent metalloprotease — MTISQQDDRLYRVKLGDQVIEYSVRRRVRKTIGILVDPVRGVIVTAHPRFSIGELQGIVLRRADWIIRKQNQMKDRAAARAPRRFIEGEYFWYLGKQYPLSIIRQEHDHHSCTGILPRIDFAGDAFRVFLPARIGREEQVSFIRSAFLRWYLARADEVIRQRIEIYRKAAAVVSVGPLTIRVRHQKSCWGSCTAKNALHFNWRLVLSPLPVIDYVVVHELCHLKIKNHSPKFWSFVGSILPDYRDRKAWLRQNGTQLDI; from the coding sequence ATGACTATCAGCCAGCAGGACGACAGGCTTTATCGGGTGAAACTCGGCGATCAGGTTATCGAATATTCCGTCAGGCGAAGGGTCCGCAAGACTATCGGCATTCTCGTTGACCCGGTCAGGGGAGTTATCGTTACCGCACACCCCAGATTCAGTATCGGGGAATTACAGGGAATTGTACTCAGGCGGGCAGACTGGATCATCAGGAAACAAAACCAGATGAAAGACAGGGCTGCCGCCAGGGCTCCCAGAAGGTTCATCGAGGGTGAGTATTTCTGGTATCTGGGAAAGCAGTATCCTTTAAGCATCATCCGGCAGGAGCACGATCATCATTCCTGCACCGGTATTCTTCCCAGAATTGACTTTGCCGGGGATGCATTCCGGGTTTTCCTCCCGGCCAGAATTGGCCGGGAAGAACAGGTATCTTTTATCCGGTCGGCTTTTCTCCGCTGGTATCTGGCCCGGGCTGATGAGGTCATCCGGCAGCGGATCGAAATCTACCGGAAAGCGGCTGCGGTTGTATCTGTCGGTCCACTCACCATCCGGGTTCGCCACCAGAAAAGCTGCTGGGGGAGCTGCACAGCCAAAAATGCCCTCCATTTCAACTGGCGGCTCGTTCTCTCACCCCTGCCGGTCATCGACTATGTGGTCGTCCACGAGCTTTGCCACCTGAAAATAAAAAACCATTCCCCAAAATTCTGGAGCTTCGTCGGCTCGATCCTCCCTGATTACCGGGACCGGAAAGCCTGGCTCCGCCAAAATGGCACGCAGCTGGATATCTGA
- a CDS encoding TolC family protein: protein MRKYFLFLGTWLLIFRCSLLWAEDLGRITLPQAIDLAVKKNVTLKSHEAQVESARARVLVSRSGYFPKITASGGVRKTRILSDTQKEVATFGGLPLTITEEKDVNQGTIGLALSQDIYDFGKRYYTVQQSQSSLKASGESLAMTRRRIIYEVERAFYGYFQSLNLLDVARESVRQFELQLQQAKVRNESGLAPLIDVTTARMNLANARSRLQQAQAEVTMAKATLGTVIGLDPADTYEPVETIRASRPAPVLEDILPLMLRHNPLIRQAKENVRLAQLTLKTVESEYWPTVSGQVNYLAEGDDFPLESRIIFGLQVDVPLASGGSTYYRLKEARSNVQQSEAVLEQTIRDARLTVVEDITNYQKTLSQLDSLKEAGDAAEANLEMASARYQVGLGDIIEWTNASLSLIVTKTDFVNANYSLLIIFAKLKQDVGVDELEPCR, encoded by the coding sequence ATGAGAAAATATTTCCTGTTTTTAGGGACTTGGCTGCTGATTTTCCGGTGCTCCCTGCTCTGGGCCGAAGACCTGGGGCGGATCACGTTGCCGCAGGCGATTGACCTGGCCGTGAAAAAGAATGTCACCCTGAAATCTCATGAGGCTCAAGTGGAAAGTGCCAGGGCCAGGGTTCTCGTTTCCCGGTCAGGTTATTTCCCGAAGATTACCGCCAGCGGTGGAGTTCGGAAAACCAGGATCCTGTCCGATACCCAGAAGGAAGTTGCCACTTTCGGGGGACTCCCTCTGACTATCACGGAAGAGAAGGATGTCAATCAGGGGACAATTGGCCTTGCGCTCTCTCAGGATATTTACGATTTCGGGAAGCGGTATTACACCGTACAGCAGAGCCAAAGCAGCCTGAAGGCGAGCGGTGAGAGCCTGGCCATGACCAGGAGAAGGATTATCTATGAAGTGGAGCGGGCATTTTACGGATATTTTCAATCCCTCAACCTCCTGGATGTAGCCAGGGAATCTGTCCGTCAGTTTGAGCTTCAACTGCAACAAGCCAAGGTCAGAAACGAGAGCGGGCTTGCCCCGCTGATCGATGTGACCACCGCCCGGATGAATCTGGCCAATGCCCGCAGCAGATTGCAGCAGGCACAGGCGGAAGTCACGATGGCGAAAGCGACGCTGGGCACGGTAATCGGGCTTGACCCCGCCGATACCTATGAACCTGTTGAAACGATCCGGGCCTCAAGGCCAGCTCCGGTGCTGGAGGATATCTTACCGCTGATGCTCCGGCACAACCCCCTTATCCGCCAGGCTAAAGAGAATGTACGCCTGGCACAATTGACGCTCAAGACCGTGGAAAGCGAATACTGGCCTACAGTTTCCGGGCAGGTGAATTATCTGGCTGAAGGAGATGATTTTCCCCTGGAGAGCAGGATTATTTTCGGCCTTCAGGTCGATGTCCCGCTGGCAAGCGGCGGGTCAACCTATTATCGGCTCAAGGAGGCACGGTCCAATGTGCAGCAGAGCGAAGCGGTTTTGGAGCAGACCATCAGGGATGCCCGCCTGACCGTGGTGGAAGATATCACCAACTATCAGAAAACGCTCTCTCAACTGGACTCTCTCAAAGAAGCGGGGGATGCTGCCGAAGCAAATCTTGAGATGGCCAGTGCCCGCTATCAGGTCGGATTGGGAGACATCATCGAATGGACCAATGCCAGCCTCAGTCTGATTGTAACCAAGACCGATTTTGTGAATGCCAATTACAGCCTGCTGATTATCTTTGCCAAGCTGAAACAGGATGTCGGGGTAGATGAGCTGGAGCCATGCAGGTAG
- a CDS encoding MXAN_6640 family putative metalloprotease, which yields MGMTVRAGNRGGLISRSLSARSVFLVFCLFFSFWLRSDHSCAQSPGSDRERQDIDQSQMRSWLNQEIAVLFNRRDNSRRYSSAGAAPSFFPRCATPLVQTARRHPELLDEQNRFILYRPTDATYQDNYYGKALVLAYTTADGHCRVHYTEDNRQGDAIIGSDGLVRTVPSYVLAVAKALETAWSREVETLGYSPPALVSPSDSSIRLDCYIMGIPFYGYSTVDPNSHPYMVISNDYSVLADLSPNQDPEGSALGAMKVSVAHELFHAIQYGYTDWSDQWWEENSAVWMEDEVFDSVNDYLHYLGNPYDDLNLNGRWDSGEPYYNSLGELAGFFDRKMSGWFDWPFLPIEASSATHSRAQYQEYGGSIWVKYLAEKYGPNIVRSIFERGKRLRQQGRRADALSLIKAELASRESSLDLEIEEFKVKLLTREFEEGEFYPQVWHAASFERYPVLFNSQDFDEPNRGGPIGNLKHLAAHYFRFQAPEGVGTLHLEFNRTYGTAPMSCPLVLTAQNGLTERIDIPLDPNCSGEIILPGFGKQGEFHGLTAIPVNTAEFVQGDLASFTLKADFTAALSFSSISFLAGMNLFSPPFGQEPPLDSHQFLLHYFAPDSVHSLSAYDRETGQWITNTLVRDSQNSPITLSSQASQAYSVSGPSFPLIPGGIYVLNLKAPQTITLPSSSPDSGLRLQLQLFRQGVNFFSLPSQAARIPGLPESAFELLHDLAGKVSAITQRNQRNGKWLSAYYFFQKPSGRDFAIPGEETSIVNMVQEEMWRGK from the coding sequence ATGGGTATGACAGTTAGAGCGGGAAATCGAGGTGGCCTCATTTCTCGTTCTCTGTCTGCACGCTCTGTTTTCCTCGTCTTCTGCCTCTTTTTCTCCTTCTGGCTGCGGTCAGATCATAGTTGCGCCCAATCTCCCGGCAGTGACAGGGAGAGGCAGGATATCGACCAATCGCAGATGCGGTCCTGGCTTAACCAGGAGATCGCCGTACTGTTTAACCGCAGGGACAACTCGCGCCGCTATTCCTCTGCCGGTGCAGCGCCTTCCTTCTTTCCCCGCTGCGCGACCCCCCTTGTTCAGACAGCCCGCAGGCATCCTGAGCTGCTGGATGAGCAAAACCGGTTCATTCTTTACCGTCCGACAGATGCCACCTATCAGGATAACTATTATGGCAAGGCGCTGGTTTTGGCCTATACTACTGCGGATGGACATTGCCGGGTCCATTATACCGAAGATAACAGGCAGGGGGATGCGATCATTGGCTCCGACGGTCTCGTCCGGACTGTTCCCTCCTATGTCCTGGCTGTGGCCAAAGCCCTCGAAACGGCCTGGTCCAGGGAGGTGGAGACCCTTGGATACAGCCCGCCTGCTCTCGTCAGTCCATCTGACAGCAGCATCCGCCTCGATTGCTATATCATGGGTATTCCTTTTTACGGGTATTCCACGGTTGATCCCAATAGTCATCCCTATATGGTTATCAGCAATGATTACAGCGTGTTAGCTGATCTTTCTCCGAACCAGGACCCCGAGGGAAGCGCCCTTGGAGCGATGAAAGTTTCGGTAGCTCATGAGCTTTTTCACGCCATCCAGTATGGGTATACCGACTGGAGTGACCAGTGGTGGGAGGAAAACAGCGCTGTCTGGATGGAAGATGAGGTTTTTGACTCTGTTAACGACTACCTGCACTACCTGGGAAATCCTTACGATGACCTGAACCTGAATGGCCGCTGGGACAGCGGAGAACCTTACTACAACAGCCTCGGCGAATTGGCCGGTTTCTTTGACCGGAAGATGTCCGGCTGGTTCGACTGGCCTTTCCTGCCGATCGAGGCCAGCAGTGCCACCCATTCGAGAGCCCAATACCAGGAGTATGGAGGTTCGATCTGGGTCAAATACCTGGCTGAAAAATATGGGCCAAACATCGTGCGAAGCATATTCGAGCGGGGCAAAAGGCTCCGCCAGCAGGGGAGACGGGCCGATGCCCTGTCTTTAATCAAGGCCGAGCTTGCATCCCGCGAGAGCAGCCTGGACCTGGAAATTGAGGAATTCAAAGTCAAGCTCCTGACCAGGGAATTTGAAGAAGGAGAATTCTACCCCCAGGTCTGGCACGCCGCCTCCTTTGAGCGATACCCGGTCCTGTTCAACAGCCAGGACTTCGATGAACCGAACCGTGGAGGACCGATCGGCAATCTGAAGCACCTTGCAGCCCATTACTTCCGGTTTCAGGCACCTGAAGGCGTGGGAACCCTGCACCTCGAATTCAACCGGACCTATGGGACCGCACCGATGTCCTGTCCCCTGGTCCTGACCGCTCAAAACGGCCTGACCGAGAGAATCGATATCCCCCTGGATCCCAACTGCTCAGGGGAAATAATCCTGCCGGGTTTTGGAAAACAGGGGGAATTTCACGGGCTGACAGCCATTCCCGTCAACACAGCCGAGTTTGTGCAGGGTGATCTGGCCAGCTTTACCCTGAAAGCTGATTTTACCGCTGCGCTTTCCTTCTCCAGCATTTCCTTCCTGGCAGGGATGAATCTTTTTTCTCCCCCTTTTGGGCAAGAACCGCCCCTGGATTCACACCAGTTCCTGCTCCATTATTTCGCCCCGGATTCAGTCCATTCACTGAGTGCCTATGACCGGGAGACCGGACAGTGGATCACCAACACCCTGGTCAGAGACTCGCAGAACTCCCCGATCACCCTGAGCTCTCAAGCCTCTCAAGCCTATTCGGTTTCCGGCCCCTCCTTTCCTCTCATCCCCGGAGGCATCTATGTCCTGAACCTCAAGGCACCCCAGACAATCACCCTGCCCTCTTCCTCCCCCGATTCCGGACTCCGGCTCCAGCTCCAGTTGTTCAGGCAGGGAGTAAACTTTTTTTCCCTCCCCTCGCAGGCAGCCCGGATTCCGGGCTTGCCCGAAAGCGCCTTTGAACTTCTCCACGACCTGGCAGGAAAGGTTTCGGCAATTACCCAGCGGAACCAGAGAAACGGGAAGTGGCTCTCTGCCTATTACTTTTTCCAAAAGCCATCAGGACGGGATTTCGCCATTCCCGGAGAGGAAACCTCTATCGTGAATATGGTTCAGGAAGAGATGTGGCGAGGTAAATAG